The following proteins come from a genomic window of Bactrocera tryoni isolate S06 chromosome 1, CSIRO_BtryS06_freeze2, whole genome shotgun sequence:
- the LOC120770101 gene encoding zinc finger protein 182 isoform X3, with translation MQSDEGAISSSIASLDYVDLSDYCRLCLQIPEESQLLDLQLIYDEEEQLSYYDCFIICTQIDLHAGGIYAPHQLCKSCGLELQVAYDFHKKVQESKKFLNQFQKSHITDGEILNTTLTKDDTSQVTDLVIEEVVHKTSDETQLPVPIQLENESTENEVVTTEEENVEQLDANIEYEELEEHIEMEEYPTVEELIDDAQTEYVYTEEYDSEPQEVISTSNTFLDTTNCFTGVTTKIATTEASIPLYTSEITSVDPLNTALPTVDTSVPPIKIIPTQRTSHYNCDHCKKSFPSRSKMLWHRRMHEPDRPRFNCPFESCDRIYLSRQSCELHYKQTHCSPDDYHPLECTLCHKTFAIPQTLEIHMRYHTRDFPYECAHCERSFAQKGHLTSHLLVMHNNLRYICPVEGCGKVFKNTISLRNHSFSHTGMPFRCAYCDRGYPQKSKLKVHLKLKHEVVMSIEELESMRKFKSFRTRHSFVKLEATQSVGANSEAAEASLHSSSMNEYFVDVVEEEVC, from the exons ATGCAATCCGACGAAGGTGCAATTTCTTCGTCCATAGCGTCATTGGACTATGTTGATCTATCAGATTACTGTCGTCTATGTCTGCAAATACCGGAAGAGTCGCAATTGCTAGATTTACAACTTATTTATGATGAAGAGGAACAGCTTAGTTATTATGACTGCTTTATCATATGTACACAAATTGATTTGCACGCTGGTGGCATTTATGCACCACACCAGCTATGCAAATCTTGTGGTTTGGAATTGCAGGTGGCATATGATTTCCATAAAAAAGTGCAAGAATCCAAAAAGTTCttaaatcaatttcaaaaatcacatattactGATGGAGAAATATTGAACACAACATTGACAAAAGATGATACATCGCAGGTAACAGATCTAGTAATTGAAGAAGTGGTTCACAAAACAAGTGACGAGACACAACTGCCAGTCCCAATACAATTAGAAAATGAGTCAACAGAAAATGAAGTTGTCACTACGGAAGAGGAAAATGTAGAACAGTTGGATGCGAATATAGAATATGAAGAGCTGGAAGAGCACATAGAAATGGAAGAGTATCCAACGGTTGAGGAATTGATTGATGATG cgCAAACGGAATATGTTTACACTGAAGAATATGACTCGGAACCTCAAGAGGTCATATCCACTTCTAACACATTTTTGGACACAACCAACTGCTTTACCGGAGTGACGACGAAAATCGCTACGACCGAAGCTTCAATTCCACTATACACCAGTGAAATTACAAGCGTTGATCCGCTCAACACTGCGCTTCCAACTGTAGACACATCGGTAccaccaataaaaataataccaacGCAACGAACGAGCCACTACAACTGCGATCACTGCAAGAAGTCATTCCCGAGTCGCAGTAAAATGTTATGGCATCGACGCATGCACGAACCGGATCGGCCACGTTTCAATTGTCCCTTTGAGAGCTGCGATCGCATCTATTTATCACGTCAATCCTGTGAGCTGCACTACAAGCAGACGCATTGCTCACCCGATGACTACCACCCACTGGAATGTACGCTATGTCACAAAACATTTGCCATACCACAAACACTGGAGATACATATGCGTTATCATACGCGTGATTTCCCCTACGAATGCGCACATTGCGAACGAAGTTTTGCCCAAAAGGGGCATTTAACGTCGCATCTGCTAGTTATGCACAATAATTTGCGATATATTTGTCCGGTTGAGGGATGTGGCAAGGTCTTCAAAAACACGATATCATTACGGAATCATAGTTTTTCGCATACGGGTATGCCATTCCGCTGCGCCTACTGCGATCGTGGGTATCCGCAAAAgtcaaa GCTTAAGGTGCACCTGAAACTGAAACATGAGGTTGTCATGTCCATTGAGGAACTGGAATCAATGCGCAAGTTCAAAAGTTTTCGCACACGCCATTCATTTGTTAAATTGGAAGCGACACAAAGCGTTGGCGCAAACTCCGAAGCAGCGGAGGCCAGCTTACACAGCAGCTCTATGAATGAATATTTTGTAGATGTTGTGGAAGAAGAAGTATGTTAA
- the LOC120770101 gene encoding zinc finger and SCAN domain-containing protein 12 isoform X1 produces the protein MQSDEGAISSSIASLDYVDLSDYCRLCLQIPEESQLLDLQLIYDEEEQLSYYDCFIICTQIDLHAGGIYAPHQLCKSCGLELQVAYDFHKKVQESKKFLNQFQKSHITDGEILNTTLTKDDTSQVTDLVIEEVVHKTSDETQLPVPIQLENESTENEVVTTEEENVEQLDANIEYEELEEHIEMEEYPTVEELIDDDNEKEQRTAAIKLEEDAHISSTDISTDESVSGHYLTVANTDIPPVLINLPPPSDTDDINLEEYLFENPASSEEIRSEPLRQEVKTSTKSKSSSGKRGRVPLIPGGPPFQCEYCDHKSPTRSLLASHRHRKHRFNKPPNKCAECGKEFATKQQLERHQQRVSCQSYPLFKCEFCEKTCIGRANYNIHLRFHKKVYPYVCHICAKPFMMAQHLNNHVKTKHEGQRFICEEANCGKMFQTAHALKNHAYTHVDQLPYRCDYCQQDFATKGRLRWHISRTHGIEHTLDELDCMLVAKELKLKAKLRPALTPEPIQQCEEVDAADLEG, from the exons ATGCAATCCGACGAAGGTGCAATTTCTTCGTCCATAGCGTCATTGGACTATGTTGATCTATCAGATTACTGTCGTCTATGTCTGCAAATACCGGAAGAGTCGCAATTGCTAGATTTACAACTTATTTATGATGAAGAGGAACAGCTTAGTTATTATGACTGCTTTATCATATGTACACAAATTGATTTGCACGCTGGTGGCATTTATGCACCACACCAGCTATGCAAATCTTGTGGTTTGGAATTGCAGGTGGCATATGATTTCCATAAAAAAGTGCAAGAATCCAAAAAGTTCttaaatcaatttcaaaaatcacatattactGATGGAGAAATATTGAACACAACATTGACAAAAGATGATACATCGCAGGTAACAGATCTAGTAATTGAAGAAGTGGTTCACAAAACAAGTGACGAGACACAACTGCCAGTCCCAATACAATTAGAAAATGAGTCAACAGAAAATGAAGTTGTCACTACGGAAGAGGAAAATGTAGAACAGTTGGATGCGAATATAGAATATGAAGAGCTGGAAGAGCACATAGAAATGGAAGAGTATCCAACGGTTGAGGAATTGATTGATGATG ACAATGAAAAGGAGCAACGCACGGCTGCAATTAAACTTGAAGAGGACGCTCACATTTCTTCAACAGATATTTCCACCGATGAATCGGTATCGGGGCATTATTTAACTGTTGCAAATACAGACATTCCACCCGTCCTTATAAACTTGCCGCCACCATCTGATACTGATGATATTAATTTAGAAGAATATCTCTTTGAAAATCCCGCTTCCTCTGAAGAAATAAGAAGTGAACCGCTGCGTCAAGAAGTGAAGACCTCAACAAAATCCAAAAGTTCGTCCGGCAAACGTGGCCGAGTGCCACTCATACCTGGTGGTCCACCGTTTCAATGCGAATATTGTGATCATAAAAGTCCAACACGTTCGCTTTTAGCATCACATCGACATCGTAAGCATCGTTTTAATAAGCCACCCAATAAATGTGCAGAGTGTGGCAAGGAGTTTGCAACCAAACAACAATTGGAGCGTCATCAACAGCGTGTTAGTTGTCAGTCCTATCCACTCTTCAAGTGTGAATTTTGCGAGAAAACATGTATCGGTCGTGCCAACTATAATATACATTTACGTTTCCATAAAAAAGTCTATCCATATGTGTGTCATATCTGCGCCAAGCCATTTATGATGGCACAACATCTAAATAATCATGTGAAAACGAAACACGAAGGCCAACGCTTTATCTGTGAGGAAGCGAATTGTGGCAAAATGTTTCAAACGGCACATGCGCTTAAAAACCATGCTTACACACATGTCGATCAGTTGCCCTATCGCTGTGACTACTGTCAACAAGATTTTGCTACCAAGGGCAG GCTTCGCTGGCACATAAGCAGAACACACGGTATAGAGCATACGTTGGATGAGCTAGATTGCATGCTGGTAGCCAAAGAGCTTAAACTAAAGGCGAAATTGCGGCCAGCATTGACGCCTGAACCCATCCAACAATGTGAGGAGGTCGATGCGGCCGACTTGGAAGGCTAG
- the LOC120770123 gene encoding S-adenosylmethionine mitochondrial carrier protein homolog, producing the protein MDANGSSAVTQNHTPYTFLHSLVAGGVAGIVVDIALFPIDTIKTRLQSELGFIRAGGFRGVYKGLAPAAAGSAPTAALFFCSYDSFKRYLSSSTGAINSPYIHMVSASCAEILACLIRVPIEIAKQRRQTIGNTQRTTALQILWRAYKTEGLRRGLYRGYGTTVMREIPFSLIQFPLWEYFKLHWTDVTGIESTPFTVALCGAVAGGIAAGLTTPLDVAKTRIMLAEQGTATKKLNARIVLTTVYRERGISGIFAGFTPRVLWITLGGAFFFGFYDLTLRLLGADTASDKVNA; encoded by the exons ATGGACGCGAATGGCAGTAGTGCTGTGACGCAAAATCACACACCATACACTTTTCTGCACTCACTTGTG GCAGGTGGCGTTGCCGGTATTGTTGTGGATATTGCACTCTTCCCCATCGATACAATTAAAACACGCTTGCAGAGCGAATTGGGTTTCATACGTGCCGGTGGTTTTCGTGGTGTTTATAAAGGATTAGCTCCGGCTGCTGCTGGCAGCGCACCAACTGCAGCATTATTCTTTTGCAGTTATGATAGCTTTAAGCGATATTTAAGCTCGTCTACTGGTGCAATTAATtctccatatatacatatggtgTCCGCTTCTTGTGCAGAAATT TTAGCATGTCTTATTCGTGTACCCATAGAAATCGCCAAACAACGACGACAAACGATTGGCAATACACAAAGAACAACTGCTTTACAAATACTATGGCGCGCCTACAAAACGGAGGGCTTACGTCGTGGCCTATATCGCGGCTATGGCACTACAGTGATGCGTGAAATACCATTTAGTTTAATACAATTTCCGCTTTGGGAATACTTTAAACTACATTGGACTGACGTCACTGGCATAGAGTCAACGCCATTCACTGTCGCATTATGTGGCGCTGTTGCGGGTGGCATTGCAGCCGGTTTAACTACACCACTTGATGTTGCCAAAACGCGTATCATGCTCGCGGAGCAAGGTACAGCGACGAAGAAGTTGAATGCCCGCATTGTGCTGACAACAGTTTATAGGGAAAGAGGTATCTCGGG AATCTTTGCAGGTTTTACTCCACGTGTGCTTTGGATAACTTTAGGCGGTGCATTTTTCTTTGGATTCTACGATCTAACCTTAAGACTTTTAGGTGCTGATACTGCATCGGATAAAGTAAATGCTTAG
- the LOC120770131 gene encoding uncharacterized protein LOC120770131 codes for MIQFSTSYATTKYAVEQNINFTLQQTTPASAVTTTTTTINNITDATPTDTDIEQDDSEHFILIPFAVLLFIVALSALVFLIGRNRRRLAQTYFRRRSEYRYKFEDDSDSQLERGDTYDFDDPSECLLKGKLQIDNSYDSTLRKGICT; via the exons ATGATTCAATTCTCCACATCATATGCGACAACAAAGTACGCAGtggaacaaaatattaatttcactcTGCAACAAACGACACCTGCAtcagcagtaacaacaacaacaacaacaataaacaatatCACAGATGCAACTCCAACGGATACGGATATTGAACAAGATGATagtgaacattttattttaattcccTTTGCAGTTCTTTTATTTATAGTAGCTTTATCAGCACTG GTATTCTTAATTGGAAGGAATCGTCGACGTCTCGCACAGACTTACTTTCGTCGAAGAAGTGAATATAGGTACAAATTCGAAGATGATTCCGATTCACAACTAGAGCGTGGGGACACTTATGACTTCGACGATCCAAGTGAATGCCTGCTGAAAGGAAAACTGCAAATCGATAAT AGTTACGACAGCACACTGCGGAAAGGAATTTGCACTTAA
- the LOC120770101 gene encoding zinc finger protein 62 homolog isoform X2 → MQSDEGAISSSIASLDYVDLSDYCRLCLQIPEESQLLDLQLIYDEEEQLSYYDCFIICTQIDLHAGGIYAPHQLCKSCGLELQVAYDFHKKVQESKKFLNQFQKSHITDGEILNTTLTKDDTSQVTDLVIEEVVHKTSDETQLPVPIQLENESTENEVVTTEEENVEQLDANIEYEELEEHIEMEEYPTVEELIDDDAGTVQIRINDEEYLIQELNDSNTETLVKPLHETQDLPKTSRNKSRNKSKGRLRNNAENVSKFQYSSAESDAESTNNETNMTESTAEQCRKDKTSVTATKTDQNDVVISKKGDIQPRRRFSGKFTCDYCQKVFKNRSRMLTHRRSHELDRPKYVCEECGRLYATKQAKDVHVRSFHNRTGLKCPICDKVFVINKLLEVHMRYHTGDFPYVCDICGQKFAQMCHLNTHKNVKHNSVRFSCLHPGCGKYFTSSASLRNHEYSHGTMPFECSYCKGGYPAKAKLKVHIRQKHGIEVTLEQMEEMRKFHVMRSKLNLVKIS, encoded by the exons ATGCAATCCGACGAAGGTGCAATTTCTTCGTCCATAGCGTCATTGGACTATGTTGATCTATCAGATTACTGTCGTCTATGTCTGCAAATACCGGAAGAGTCGCAATTGCTAGATTTACAACTTATTTATGATGAAGAGGAACAGCTTAGTTATTATGACTGCTTTATCATATGTACACAAATTGATTTGCACGCTGGTGGCATTTATGCACCACACCAGCTATGCAAATCTTGTGGTTTGGAATTGCAGGTGGCATATGATTTCCATAAAAAAGTGCAAGAATCCAAAAAGTTCttaaatcaatttcaaaaatcacatattactGATGGAGAAATATTGAACACAACATTGACAAAAGATGATACATCGCAGGTAACAGATCTAGTAATTGAAGAAGTGGTTCACAAAACAAGTGACGAGACACAACTGCCAGTCCCAATACAATTAGAAAATGAGTCAACAGAAAATGAAGTTGTCACTACGGAAGAGGAAAATGTAGAACAGTTGGATGCGAATATAGAATATGAAGAGCTGGAAGAGCACATAGAAATGGAAGAGTATCCAACGGTTGAGGAATTGATTGATGATG ATGCGGGAACAGTACAAATAAGAATCAATGACGAAGAGTATTTGATACAAGAACTGAATGATAGTAATACTGAAACATTAGTCAAGCCACTGCATGAAACCCAAGATTTACCTAAAACAAGCCGCAACAAATcaagaaataaaagcaaaggCAGACTTAGAAATAATGccgaaaatgtttcaaaatttcaatatagTAGTGCTGAAAGCGATGCCGAATCaacaaataatgaaacaaatatGACAGAAAGCACTGCAGAGCAATGCCGAAAGGATAAAACTTCTGTAACAGCGACTAAAACTGATCAGAACGATGTAGTTATTTCGAAAAAAGGCGACATTCAACCACGACGTCGTTTCAGTGGTAAATTTACCTGTGATTATTGtcagaaagtttttaaaaaccGTTCTCGTATGCTAACGCATCGTCGTTCACATGAACTAGATCGTCCGAAATACGTATGCGAAGAGTGTGGTCGTTTGTATGCCACAAAGCAAGCTAAGGACGTACATGTGCGTTCCTTCCATAATAGAACAGGACTTAAGTGTCCAATTTGTGATAAAGTTTTCGTAATAAACAAGTTACTTGAAGTGCATATGCGCTATCATACCGGTGATTTTCCATATGTTTGTGATATATGCGGGCAGAAGTTTGCACAAATGTGTCATTTGAACACGCATAAGAATGTTAAACACAACAGTGTGCGCTTCTCCTGTTTACATCCTGGCTGCGGTAAATATTTCACCTCATCTGCTTCGCTGCGTAATCACGAGTATTCGCACGGCACAATGCCATTCGAATGCTCATATTGCAAAGGTGGCTATCCGGCTAAGGCAAA GTTAAAAGTGCACATACGGCAAAAACATGGCATCGAGGTGACTCTTGAACAAATGGAGGAAATGCGTAAATTTCACGTGATGCGTTCGAAATTGAATTTAGTTAAGATTTCATAA
- the LOC120770101 gene encoding zinc finger protein 182 isoform X4, whose translation MQSDEGAISSSIASLDYVDLSDYCRLCLQIPEESQLLDLQLIYDEEEQLSYYDCFIICTQIDLHAGGIYAPHQLCKSCGLELQVAYDFHKKVQESKKFLNQFQKSHITDGEILNTTLTKDDTSQVTDLVIEEVVHKTSDETQLPVPIQLENESTENEVVTTEEENVEQLDANIEYEELEEHIEMEEYPTVEELIDDAQTEYVYTEEYDSEPQEVISTSNTFLDTTNCFTGVTTKIATTEASIPLYTSEITSVDPLNTALPTVDTSVPPIKIIPTQRTSHYNCDHCKKSFPSRSKMLWHRRMHEPDRPRFNCPFESCDRIYLSRQSCELHYKQTHCSPDDYHPLECTLCHKTFAIPQTLEIHMRYHTRDFPYECAHCERSFAQKGHLTSHLLVMHNNLRYICPVEGCGKVFKNTISLRNHSFSHTGMPFRCAYCDRGYPQKSKLKVHLKLKHEVVMSIEELESMRKFKSFRTRHSFVKLEATQSVGANSEAAEASLHSSSMNEYFVDVVEEE comes from the exons ATGCAATCCGACGAAGGTGCAATTTCTTCGTCCATAGCGTCATTGGACTATGTTGATCTATCAGATTACTGTCGTCTATGTCTGCAAATACCGGAAGAGTCGCAATTGCTAGATTTACAACTTATTTATGATGAAGAGGAACAGCTTAGTTATTATGACTGCTTTATCATATGTACACAAATTGATTTGCACGCTGGTGGCATTTATGCACCACACCAGCTATGCAAATCTTGTGGTTTGGAATTGCAGGTGGCATATGATTTCCATAAAAAAGTGCAAGAATCCAAAAAGTTCttaaatcaatttcaaaaatcacatattactGATGGAGAAATATTGAACACAACATTGACAAAAGATGATACATCGCAGGTAACAGATCTAGTAATTGAAGAAGTGGTTCACAAAACAAGTGACGAGACACAACTGCCAGTCCCAATACAATTAGAAAATGAGTCAACAGAAAATGAAGTTGTCACTACGGAAGAGGAAAATGTAGAACAGTTGGATGCGAATATAGAATATGAAGAGCTGGAAGAGCACATAGAAATGGAAGAGTATCCAACGGTTGAGGAATTGATTGATGATG cgCAAACGGAATATGTTTACACTGAAGAATATGACTCGGAACCTCAAGAGGTCATATCCACTTCTAACACATTTTTGGACACAACCAACTGCTTTACCGGAGTGACGACGAAAATCGCTACGACCGAAGCTTCAATTCCACTATACACCAGTGAAATTACAAGCGTTGATCCGCTCAACACTGCGCTTCCAACTGTAGACACATCGGTAccaccaataaaaataataccaacGCAACGAACGAGCCACTACAACTGCGATCACTGCAAGAAGTCATTCCCGAGTCGCAGTAAAATGTTATGGCATCGACGCATGCACGAACCGGATCGGCCACGTTTCAATTGTCCCTTTGAGAGCTGCGATCGCATCTATTTATCACGTCAATCCTGTGAGCTGCACTACAAGCAGACGCATTGCTCACCCGATGACTACCACCCACTGGAATGTACGCTATGTCACAAAACATTTGCCATACCACAAACACTGGAGATACATATGCGTTATCATACGCGTGATTTCCCCTACGAATGCGCACATTGCGAACGAAGTTTTGCCCAAAAGGGGCATTTAACGTCGCATCTGCTAGTTATGCACAATAATTTGCGATATATTTGTCCGGTTGAGGGATGTGGCAAGGTCTTCAAAAACACGATATCATTACGGAATCATAGTTTTTCGCATACGGGTATGCCATTCCGCTGCGCCTACTGCGATCGTGGGTATCCGCAAAAgtcaaa GCTTAAGGTGCACCTGAAACTGAAACATGAGGTTGTCATGTCCATTGAGGAACTGGAATCAATGCGCAAGTTCAAAAGTTTTCGCACACGCCATTCATTTGTTAAATTGGAAGCGACACAAAGCGTTGGCGCAAACTCCGAAGCAGCGGAGGCCAGCTTACACAGCAGCTCTATGAATGAATATTTTGTAGATGTTGTGGAAGAAGAA TGA